GCTCGGTCTGTCGCGACTATCTCGAACCGGCAACCGCGTGCGGCGTGCATCGCGAGCTCGACTTGCCGAAGAACTGCATCATCTACGATCTCTCGAACGCCTGCCTCGGCCTGCTCAACGGCATGCTGCAAGCCGCCGATATGATCGAGCTCGGCCGAATCGAAGCGGCGCTCGTCGTCGGCACGGAGAACGGCCGGCACTTGGTCGAGAACACGATTCAAAACCTAAATGAGAGCACGTCGCTCACGCGCGACGATGTGAAGCTCTCGATCGCTTCGCTCACGATCGGCGCGGCCAGCGCCGCCGTGTTACTGACGAGCAAGTCGTTGAGCCGCACGCAGAATCGGCTGCTCGGCGGCCACGTACTCGCCGACACGCACAACTTGGCCCTTTGCCGGAGCGGGCGCGACGAGGCTCGCGCCGACGGAGTGCGCCCGCTGATGACGACCGACTCCGAAGCGTTGCTACACGGCGGCATCGCGGCGGCCGGCGAAGCGTTCGGCGGCTTTCTCGCTGCACTCGGCTGGCAAGCCTCGGACATCGACAAGACCGTTTGCCATCAGGTCGGCATCGCGCATAAGAAGTTGCTCTTTCAGAAGCTCGGCCTCGATCCGGTGCGCGATTTCAGCACGTTCGAGTTTCTCGGCAACACCGGCTC
This genomic stretch from Planctomycetia bacterium harbors:
- a CDS encoding 3-oxoacyl-ACP synthase III; the encoded protein is MRYENVCIEAFGYDLPTEIVSTAELEHRLTPLYERLRLPQGRLELMTGIRERRFFPADMPPSEASARSGARAIAAAGIDRAKIGLLIHGSVCRDYLEPATACGVHRELDLPKNCIIYDLSNACLGLLNGMLQAADMIELGRIEAALVVGTENGRHLVENTIQNLNESTSLTRDDVKLSIASLTIGAASAAVLLTSKSLSRTQNRLLGGHVLADTHNLALCRSGRDEARADGVRPLMTTDSEALLHGGIAAAGEAFGGFLAALGWQASDIDKTVCHQVGIAHKKLLFQKLGLDPVRDFSTFEFLGNTGSAALPITAALGIEQGHLQAGDRVAMMGIGSGINVVMLGVEWQTALAGRGPAAG